The DNA sequence TCAGAATTTCATCGAAAAATTACGTTTAAAAACCAGAATCCAATATATCTACGTGCTTAACCGTGACAAAAGGTTTTATTCGAATCCGAAGCCGGCTCTTATCGGAGAAACGTTTTCATCAACGCTTGTAGACGTAGTATTGAAAGAGGAGAAGGCGCGTATCGTTTTCCCCTCTTTTTTCGCTACCTATGCAGAGGCCGTCGCTCCTGTCTATTCCGAAGGTGTGTTATCCGGTGCCGTTGTTGTCGGGATGCTGAACGGCAGGATCTACCAGGAGATAACAAGGAACCTTATTTTCCTGCTTATATTCATGTTTTTCATCATGATGTGCGGTGTTCTTGTATCCTTTGCCTTGACTTCCAGCATCAAAAGGTCCATTCGGGGCCTGGAACCTGAAGAAATCAGCTTTCTTTTGGGACAAAAAGAGCTCGTTCTGCAAAATCTGAAGGAGGGCCTGGTTGTTGTCGATGAACATTTTTGCATAAGTATGTATAATAAAAGTGCCGAGACGCTGTTGGACCTCTCTCCTTCCGATATCGGAAAAAACTACAAAGACTACTTTTTTGCCTCGGGACTGACAGAAGCCTTTGAAAGACATACGATGTTGGTACAAGAGGTCCGGCAGGGGCCGCTAAAAATCTTACTTGGGAAATACTATCCTGTTAGCGATTCTGCCACCGGTGCATTCCTGGGGCTTATGGCCAGTTTTGAAGATTTGACCGTAGCCAGACAGAGGGCGGAGGAATTGACAGGGATGAAAGAGTTGACCCAGGCTTTGCGGGCCCAGAATCATGAATTCATGAATAAGCTCCACACCATATCGGGAATGATCCAGCTGGGTGAAATAGACACAGCCGTAACGTATATATCCGGGATAACAAAAAAACGGCAGGAAATTCTATCGCTGCTGAGCAGCAGCATTAAGCTTCCTGCGCTGGCTGGACTCATCCTGTCAAAGTATAATAAGGCTGCCGAAGCAAGGGTCTCGCTTCAACTTGATCCCCATTCATCAATACATACACTTCCCGAGGGAATGAGGGTGGAATCTTTGGTTTCCGTCATCGGTAACCTCATAGAAAACGCTTTGGATGCCCTTATCCCCGCAAAGAATGGAAGAATTGACGTACGTTTGATTGAAGATGAAAGTAACCTGGAAATCACGGTATCGGATAACGGCCCGGGCATTTGTCCAGGAATCGAAAACAGCATATTGTGCAAAGGCTTTACGACAAAGGAAGAGGGAAGAGGCTATGGCCTTTATGTGGTGTCGAAAATCGTGGAAGAAGAGCGGGGTTCAATAGAAATAGACACAAACCAGTGGGGTGGGGCCGAATTCGTTGTTACATTTCCCATAAAAAGGGCAGGGGCGGAATCGACATGAACATCCTGATTGTTGAAGATGATCCCATGGTCGGAAAGATCAATAAACAATTTGCTGAAAATACGGGATTGGCAGAAACGGTTTCATGTGCCGAGTCTGTTCAGGAGGCAAAGCGGTATCTGGAAATAGCGGAATACGATCTTGTCCTTCTTGATGTGTTTCTTCCCGAGAAAAAAGGGACTTCGCTTCTTAGTTGGATCAGGCAAAAGGATCTTTCGGTGTCCGTAATATTGATAACCGCCGATAAACGGCCTTCGACAGTGGAGAAGGCACTGAACTGGGGAGCCTCGGATTATCTTGTGAAGCCCTTTACCTATGAACGCTTCCAGGAAGCATTACAAAAGGTCTTTTTAATCCGAAAAACATTGCATAACGCTTCCGACAAAGAGCACCGTTTCGAGCAAAAATCCCTTGATTCTCTCTTTACCTCCCCAGGCCATCCCGAACATTCTTCTCATACGGATGATATTCATGCTCCTCTCCTGGATAAGGGCCTGAGTACCTATACCTATTCGATTATTACCGACAAGGTGCAAGACTATGGGCGATCTTTTACCGCCGAGGAATTAGCGGTCGATTTGGGGATCTCAAGAGTGACCGTCAGGCGCTACCTGGAATACATGTATAAAAACGAGATCCTGGAGCGGCACATGGAATACGGTAAGCCCGGTCGTCCGCTCCATTACTACCGATTACGGGACGGGCGGGAAAAATGAAGAAGGTACTCCTTGCATTCCTGGGCGTAGCAGCGATGGGGGCTTTGTGCCTGTTCTGTCTTTTCCTGCCGGAAAGGACAGATATTGTCGTGGTCGGAGGGGGGGCGGCCGGCATGTCCGCCGCCATAGAGGCAACGGAGCGGGGATGCTCCGTCGTTTTGCTGGAAAAAATGAGCTATCTTGGCGGAAACTCCTTACGAGCCACAGGCGGGATGAATGCGGCTTGTACGGAAGAGCAGAAGAAAAACGGAATTGTGGATTCCCTGGACAGCTATTATCAGGATACGATGAAAGCCGGGCATTGGTTAAATAACAAAAAGCTGGTCAGGCTTTTGGTCCGTAATTCGGCGGAATCCGTTTCCTGGCTGGAGCATATGGGGCTTGATTTGAGTGATGTAGGACGTCTTGCCGGCCACAGCATATCACGGACCCACCGGCCTGCAGGGGGGGCTCCGATCGGTACATCCCTCATTCCCGTTCTTACCGGACAGTTGAACAAACGTGGCATCGATGTACGGACGGAAAATCGGGTTATTGGACTTCTTCATAATCAAAAAGGAACCGAGGTCTTTGGTGTCCTCACGGAAACAAGGGAAGGCCGACAGTATAAAATAAAGGCTTCGGCCGTAATCATAGCTTCGGGCGGATTCGGTAGCGAGCCCGCATTGTATGTAAAAATGGACCCCGACCTGAAAGGTTTTAAAACAACGAATCAGCCCGGTGCCACCGGTGATTACCTTTCCATCGTTGAGGGCTTTCATCCAGCCTTGGTGGATATGTCGTATATCCAGACCCATCCAACGGTCGAACCGAATAACGGGGTGCTTATCACAGAGGCTGTGCGTGGAAACGGCGCCGTCCTTGTCAATCGAAACGGGTATAGATTTACCGATGAACTTGCCTTCAGAGATATCCTGAGCCGGGAGATTCTAAAGCAGCCGGAAAAATCCGCCTATCTTATTTTCGACGATCAGATCAGAAAAAGCTTATCCGCTACCGACACCTATTTTGCGATGAATTTGATTACCAAGGCCGATACCCTATCCGAGCTTGCCGAGATGCTGGGTATTCATCCAATCGTCCTTTCTCAATCCGTTCAGCGCTATAATCAACTGGTAATGCTAGGAAAAGATCGGGATTTTGGAAGAAATGATCTCCCTTCCGAGATTATACATGCTCCTTTTTACGGTATTCGCATTGTTCCCGCTGTCCATTATTGTATGGGAGGCCTAAAGATAAACGAGAAAGCGGAAGTAATCAGCGAGTCGGGGGGACCGATCAAACGCCTGTTTGCTGCGGGAGAGGCTACGGGAGGAATCCATGCCGCAACCAGGCTCGGCGGTAATTCCCTGGCGGATGCTGTTACTTTCGGCCGTATTGCTGCCAGGGAAGCGGCCTCCCTGGCCCGTCGATAGGGCTGTTCTCTCTGTTCTGTCCGCTTTCCCTTACCGCTTTTTCGGATCCGAATGGTAGACCGCCTCGATGAGGCGGACGGTCTCTCTTCCCTCTTCTCCTGTTACCGCAGGAGGCCTGTCGTTGGCGACGGCGTCGGCGAAATCTTCGATTTGGCGACCGAAGAACCAGGTTGTGGGCTCGATACTTTTGAAAAAGGCCGTATCCTCTTTTTCCCAGACGTCGAGGTTGCCTTCCTCACCGGGGATGGTCCAGAGGTCGTTGACCGGTGGCTCGAGGATACCGCTTTGGCCGGCGACGAACATTGCCCCTCCGTCGGTCTGGACCCCGGCCGAGGAGCCGCTATCCCCGTGGATGTGAACCTTTGCATAGATACCCGGCCTCTGGGAGTTGGAGAGCAGAAGTGAGGCCATCCCTCCGTTTTTGAACCTGACCGCCGCTACGGCACTGTCTTCGACCTCGATGTAGGGGTGGTTGATGTTGTCCCAGAACCCCTTTACCTCGGCGACCGAGCCCATGTACCAGCAGAGTAGATCAAGTTGGTGGGGAGCCTGATTGATAAGGACGCCGCCCCCTTCCGCCTCCCAGCTTCCCCGCCAGGAATCGCTTCTGTAGTAGGCCTCATCGCGCCAGCCGAGGATG is a window from the Sediminispirochaeta bajacaliforniensis DSM 16054 genome containing:
- a CDS encoding sensor histidine kinase, with product MTLYAKISRTLSLLIILLIIGVVLFMTIQWFSTLRRQLGREAFDMALTIAQTELVREHVPKENGYIAIQNFIEKLRLKTRIQYIYVLNRDKRFYSNPKPALIGETFSSTLVDVVLKEEKARIVFPSFFATYAEAVAPVYSEGVLSGAVVVGMLNGRIYQEITRNLIFLLIFMFFIMMCGVLVSFALTSSIKRSIRGLEPEEISFLLGQKELVLQNLKEGLVVVDEHFCISMYNKSAETLLDLSPSDIGKNYKDYFFASGLTEAFERHTMLVQEVRQGPLKILLGKYYPVSDSATGAFLGLMASFEDLTVARQRAEELTGMKELTQALRAQNHEFMNKLHTISGMIQLGEIDTAVTYISGITKKRQEILSLLSSSIKLPALAGLILSKYNKAAEARVSLQLDPHSSIHTLPEGMRVESLVSVIGNLIENALDALIPAKNGRIDVRLIEDESNLEITVSDNGPGICPGIENSILCKGFTTKEEGRGYGLYVVSKIVEEERGSIEIDTNQWGGAEFVVTFPIKRAGAEST
- a CDS encoding response regulator, with protein sequence MNILIVEDDPMVGKINKQFAENTGLAETVSCAESVQEAKRYLEIAEYDLVLLDVFLPEKKGTSLLSWIRQKDLSVSVILITADKRPSTVEKALNWGASDYLVKPFTYERFQEALQKVFLIRKTLHNASDKEHRFEQKSLDSLFTSPGHPEHSSHTDDIHAPLLDKGLSTYTYSIITDKVQDYGRSFTAEELAVDLGISRVTVRRYLEYMYKNEILERHMEYGKPGRPLHYYRLRDGREK
- a CDS encoding flavocytochrome c, which produces MKKVLLAFLGVAAMGALCLFCLFLPERTDIVVVGGGAAGMSAAIEATERGCSVVLLEKMSYLGGNSLRATGGMNAACTEEQKKNGIVDSLDSYYQDTMKAGHWLNNKKLVRLLVRNSAESVSWLEHMGLDLSDVGRLAGHSISRTHRPAGGAPIGTSLIPVLTGQLNKRGIDVRTENRVIGLLHNQKGTEVFGVLTETREGRQYKIKASAVIIASGGFGSEPALYVKMDPDLKGFKTTNQPGATGDYLSIVEGFHPALVDMSYIQTHPTVEPNNGVLITEAVRGNGAVLVNRNGYRFTDELAFRDILSREILKQPEKSAYLIFDDQIRKSLSATDTYFAMNLITKADTLSELAEMLGIHPIVLSQSVQRYNQLVMLGKDRDFGRNDLPSEIIHAPFYGIRIVPAVHYCMGGLKINEKAEVISESGGPIKRLFAAGEATGGIHAATRLGGNSLADAVTFGRIAAREAASLARR
- a CDS encoding Gfo/Idh/MocA family protein, with the protein product MKKEPLRFGLIGYGKVARLHAIALRAADGARLVAVAGRNKQRRDLFAAEFSIVSRDSAEAMVQKDGVDAVIITTPHPNHRDAAIEAFAAGCHVLVEKPMALTTAQCDEMIEAGKRAGRLLSVVSQRRWYPSCSRIKKAINEGKLGKPALAQVTILGWRDEAYYRSDSWRGSWEAEGGGVLINQAPHQLDLLCWYMGSVAEVKGFWDNINHPYIEVEDSAVAAVRFKNGGMASLLLSNSQRPGIYAKVHIHGDSGSSAGVQTDGGAMFVAGQSGILEPPVNDLWTIPGEEGNLDVWEKEDTAFFKSIEPTTWFFGRQIEDFADAVANDRPPAVTGEEGRETVRLIEAVYHSDPKKR